The Stigmatella aurantiaca genome includes the window CCTGCGTCTCCAGCAGCGCGGCGTACTGCTTGACTTGCCAGAGGGCCTGCTGGAGCGCGGACTCCTGGCGCCGGCGCACGGTGATGTCCGCGAAGATGCCCAGGATGCTGTGCACCGCGCCGTCCGGAGCCCTCAAGGGGACCTTGCTGGTGAGCAGCCAGCGCTCCTCGCCGTGGAGCCGCTGGAAGGGCTCCTCGATGCCCACGCGGGCCTGGCCGCTCTCCATCACCGCGAGATCATCCCGCCGGTAGGCGGCGGCCAGCTCCGGGAGCACGCCCATCTCGAGGTCCGTGCGGCCCAGGAACTCCTGGGGCGATGAGATCCGGAAGCACTGCGCGAACGCGTCATTGCAGCCCCGGTACTTGCCGTCCCCATCCTTCCAGAACACCGCGAAGGGAATGTGCGCGAGCACCTGGGTCAGCAGCTCCCGGTGGGAGAGCAGCTCGCGCTGGATGTGCTGGCGCTGCCGCATCTCGGTCTGGAGGTTCTCGTTGAGGGCGTACAGGCGCGCCTGCGCCTCCTCCATCTGGGAGGCGCGGGCCTCGGCCTCCTGGAGCTGCTCGCGCAGGCGCAGCTGCGTCTGCACCTGGCGCCGCAGGTGCTCCAGCAGCCGGAGCTGCTGGGGGCTCAGCTTGCGGGGAACATGGTCGATGAGACACAGCGCGCCCACCTGGCACCCGTCCGGGGTCATCAGGGGCAGGGATGCGTAGAAGCGCAGGGGAGACTCGCCCCGGACGAGCGGGTGGTGCTGGGTGCGGGTGTCCTCGCGGGCATCCTCGATGAGGCAGGGCTCCCCGGAGCCCTGGGGCGGGGAGAAGCCCACGAAGCGCACGGGGTCCGCCAGCGTCTCGAGGCCCACGCTGGCCTTGAGCCAGGGGCGCTCCAGGTCCGCGACGCGGATGAAGGCGATGGGGACCTCGCAAGACTCGGCCGCGAACCGGACGATGTCCTCGTACTCGGGCTCGGGGGAGCGATCGAAGAGTCCGGATGGGGAGCTTGCGAGCATTCGCCTCTCACTCATGGGCTCCTGCAGCCCCCCCCGTTGGAAGCATGGCTGAAGCATGGTTTTCGACTATCGGAGAGGGGATGGAAGGGATGCAAGACGCTCTCCATTGACACGTTCATCATTGGCGGTTTCGAGCCCGCCCCCCGCACGGAACATCCAGAACAGGACGTCTCGCATCCCGTGAGAAAAAAAGAAGCCCGCTCGCCATGGAGGCCGAGCGGGCAGGAAGCGTCACCGGGCCCGAGGGCCCGGGAGGGGGACTACATCTCCACCGCCTTGGCCGTGCACCAGGTGCCGTCCGGCCGGGAGCTGTCCCAGTAACAGCCCGCGTAGGTGGGGCAGTACCGCTGGGTCTTGTAGCTGTTGCACCAGCTCTCGGGCGGGGCCTGCTGCTCGACCTGCTCGGAGCTGGCCGGAGCCTCCGCCTCGGTGGCGGGACCACAGCCGCTCAGCACACCCAGAAGACCAACGATCGCAACGAAACGCATGTGTGACCTCTTCCTGGAAAAGAAGGGAAGACGCATTGTCTCATCTTCGCAGAGAACGGGAAGAGGTTTTTCGGAATGCTGTACCAGCTCTTGTTGCCCCCGGCTTCGGCTGCTTCAGGGATAGTTGAGCCGGACATTCCTGCTCGAATGCCACAAAGGAGGCAACAATGAAGGCCCAGTTCGGATTGATTGCAGTGCTTGGATTGCTTGGCAGCCCTTCCGCCTTGGCAGGGGCGAAGTGGGCAACCGGAGTGGTCGTCACCAGCACCTACGCCTATGGCACGGTTGGGTACGCCCGCAGCTCACCCGATTCGGTTCAGCGCATTGGGTGCAAGACTTACTATGTCGCTGGATATGGCACGACCGGCGAATGCAAAGCCTACAACTCCGCTGGACAGAGTCTCTTTTGCTCCACCCAGAACCCCGAGATGATCGCGGTCATGCGGTCAATCACGAGCATCAGCTACATTGCCTTCACACGAAATAGTGCAGGCCAGTGCGTCGAGGTAGATGTCGATAACTCTTCCGAATACCCGCCGATGCAACCGTAGTTGAGGTGACCTGGGTTCGAGGAAGGCCCGTGGTCTACGAACAGACCACGGGCTTTTTTTACCGGCGCTTCTTGAGCCAGCGGCTCACGCTCACCTTCCGGACCCGGCCTCCGAACAGGTACCAGGTGAACACCGCGCTGAAGAACGCCGCCGACATGCCCACGCCGATGATACCCAGCACCGGCGTGTTGCCGTACATCCATGGCTTCTGCGCGAACGCGATGAACGTTCCCACGATGAAGCCGCACGCGCACAATCCCACGAACGCGATGACCGCCGCGCTGCGCAGGTTCTCGTTCAGCCGGTCGAACTGCTCGGCCCTCACCGTCACGCTGAACTTGCCTGACTCCAGGTCGAGCAAGATTTGTGACAACTGCGTGGGCAGGTCCGTCGCCAGCGACTGGAAGCGCAAGAGCGTGCGCATCAGCCCACCCTGGAGCTGGCTGGGGTCATACCGGCCCGCCAGCAGCTCCTTCGCGTAGGGCAGGGCGACCTCCAGGATGTTCATCTCCGGGTAGAGGCTCCGGAGCATCCCTTCCATCGAGATGGAGGCCCGGCTCAACAGCGCGTACTCCTTGGGAATCCGGATCCGGTACTTCACCGCCAGATCCAGCAGGTCCCGGAGCAGCGTCTGCGCGTCCACCTCGCCCAGCGTCGTGGGCAGGTGCTGTCCCAGGATGGCCTCGATGTCGTTGCGGAACCCCGCCAGGTTCGCCCGCGCGTCCGCCACGCCCACCCGGTAGAGCAGCCGCGCCACTGAGTCGCTGTCCTTCAGCGCCACCGCCAGGCACAGCATCACCAGCGTCTCCTGCATCGGCTTGGTGAGCCGTCCCACCACTCCAAAGTCCAGCAGTGCCAGCCGGTTGCCCTCCAGCACCAGGAGGTTTCCTGGGTGGGGGTCTCCGTGAAACAGGCCGTCCTCGAAGAGCTGGCGGAAGCTCCCATCCAGCAGGTGCCGGGCCAGCGTCTCCCGATCCTCCTTCGCCAGCTGTGCATGGCTGATCTTCACCCCGGAGATGAACTCCAGCGTCAGCACCCGGCGGCTGGACAGCTCCTCGTAGACCCGGGGAATCTTCAGGTACGGCCGCTCGGTGTGGTTGGCCAGGAAGGCCCGGATGTTCGAGGCCTCGTTGATGAAGTCCAGCTCCTCGTGGATGGCCCGGTCGAACTCGTCGACGATGCCCGTGGGCGTGTATACGCCCGTCTCCTCCACCACCGCCTCCAGCAGCCGCGCCAGCGAGCGCAGCACCGTCAAATCCGAGTCGATCCGCTCGGCGATGCCCGGCCGCTGCACTTTCACCGCCACCTCTTCGCCCGACAGCGTCACCGCCCGGTGCACCTGGGCGATCGACGCGGCCGCCAGGGGCACCGGTTCAATCTTCGCGAACAGCTCGTCCACCTCACGGCCCAGCGACTCGCGGATCTGCGCGTGCACCTGCTCCAGCGGGATGGGATCCACCTGGTCCTGGAGCATCGCCAGCTCCTCAATGACCTCAGCCGGCAGCAGGTCTCCGCGCGTGGAGAGGATCTGCCCCAGCTTGACGAAGGTGGGCCCCAAGTCGTTCAGCAGCATCCGGAAGCGCCGCGCCGTGGAGGCCCGCTGGGCTTCCGGGGAGACTTCCACCTTCTCCTTGCGCCCCAGCATGCGCCACAGGCCCGCACGGTCGGTAAGCTCGCCAAAGCCGTGCCGGGCGGCGATGACCGCGATCTGACGCACTCGGTTGAGATCCTGGAGAATCACGCGCCGCGGACCTTCCCACGGCCGGGCCACGCCCGCAATGCAGTGAATTCCAGGGTGTTCAAACCGCTGGAGAGGACCGGCCTGTACGCTCCAGCAGGAGTGCTCCTACCGTCCTACACGCGTCTTGCCCGGCCTATGCTCCTGCGAGCATGAACTCTGCAAATGTCCCCCTCGTTCCCTGGCTGTTGCTTCTCCTCGGGATTTTCACGGGGGGATGTTCAACGACGGCGCCTTCCACCGCACGCCGTACCCCGGCTTCGAGTTCTCCAACCTACGTGGCTCAAACCACTGCCTGTTGGAACACACTGAGCTGCTGCATCCAGAAAAATCCCCTCACTCCCGCTGCAAGCTGTGGGGCATCGGCCCAGGACATCGCAGAGGCGCTCACCGGCGCCAAGGCGCTCCATCAAGCGGCGAAGATGGAAGAGGCCGCCTCAGCAGACGCCACCAGTGAGCAGGAGGATGACTTCGCCAACAACGCCCACTTGCCAGAATGGAAGCAGGAGTGCATCCGGAACTACGTGGCCTGCCAGAATGAAACCGACTGGCAGGGCCCTTGTTACGATTGCCTCAGGCGCTGCGAGGGTCAGCAAGACTGGCCCTTCGGAATGTGCTGGCCGCTTGGCAAGAAGGAGAAGTGAGGCCGATGGAGAAGAACCTGGAGGACGATTGGTATCCCATCCGGATGCTGGACAACCGGGTCCAGCAGGGAGAGCCACTCGTCCTCACGCCTGAGGTGCGCGGCCTCCTTCAACGGACCGCCCCCACGGTGGCGATCAGCGAGGCAGAAGCAGAAGCTGCCCTGGCGAGCCCAGAGCAGGCCACCGCGCTCCTCCAGGAAATGCGGCGCCGCATCACCGAGGGCTCTCGCCGGCTCTCCCGTGCGCTGAATCAGATGTACAGGCTACGGGATAGGCGGGACCTTGAGGGGGCACGTCAGCAGCTTCGAGACGTGCTCGCCGTGGAAGTCGTGCCTCACTACCGGAACATCGCCCAAGGGCAGTTGGAAAACCTCGGCGATTAGCTGGTTGCTGGGACGGACGCTCCCCGGGGGCCGAAGCGCAGGAGCAGGTAGCCCACCACCGCGGACAGCAGCGAGCCCAGCAGAATGCCCAGCTTGGCCTCCGTCAGCAGCTCTTCCTTCCCCACGAACGCCAGGTTCGCCACGAAGAGCGCCACCGTGAAGCCGATGCCGGCCACCACCGCCACGCCGTGGAGCTGCGACAGCGGCGCCCCTCCCGGCATCGGGGACAGCTTCCCCTTCACCGCCACCCAGGTGAACAGGAAGATGCCCAATTGCTTGCCCACGAACAGCCCCAGGATGATGCCCAGCGGCAGCGGCCTGCCCAGGTCCGCCAGCGACATGCCCGCCAGCGAGATGCCCGAGTTGGCCAGCGCGAACAGCGGGACGATGGCGTAGCCGATGTAGCCGTGCCACAGGTGGACGAAGCGGTTGAGCGGCGGCTCGATGTCCTCCAACTGCTCCTCGATGGCCAGGAGCTGGGCGCTGCGGACCGCCTCGTCCTCGGGCTCGTCCACGCACTTGGCCACGTAGGCGGCCAGTTGCCGGAGCACCTCCCGGCCCGGGCGGGTGGGGCGCGCCGGGATGAACAGGCCCAGCACCACGCCCGACAGGGTGGCGTGCACCCCGCCGTGGTGCATCGTGTACCAGAGCGCCGCGCCCAGCACCGCGTAGACCAGGCCATTGCGCACGTAGAAGCGGTTGCTCACACCCAGCAGCAGGGCCACCCCGCCCGCGGCCAGCAGCCACTCGGCATGAATGCCCGTCCCATAGAAGAAGGCGATGACGAGGATGCCGCCGATGTCATCGAAGATGGCCAGCGCCGTGAGGAACACCACCAGCGGGTGGGACACCCGGCCCTTGAGCAGCGTCAGGCACCCGATGGAGAACGCGATGTCCGTGGCCATGGGAATCGCCCAGCCCCCGGCCGCCGGTGTCCCCGCGTTGAAGGCCAGGTACAGGGCGGCGGGCACCACCATGCCGCCCAGCGCCGCCACCAGGGGCAGCAGCGCCCGGGCCGGGGTGCGCAGCTCGCCCGCCGCCATCTCGCGCTTGATCTCCATCCCCACCAGGAAGAAGAAGAGCGTCATCAACCCGTCGTTGACGAACTCCTGAAAGGTGAAGGCCCCCCGAAACCCGGCTATCTCCAGGGCCAGGGGCGCCTCGAACAGGGCCGTGTAGAGCGGGGCCCACGGGGAGTTGGCCCACACCATGGCCACCCCGGCGCACAGGGCCAGCAGAATCCCGCTGCTGGCCTCCAGCCGGAAGAAGGCCTGGAGCGGGGCCAGCGCGGCCTTGAAGAGGGCGGGAAGGGGGGGTGGGGGACGGGGATCCATGGTGGGCGGCAGGTTGCCCTCCCGGGGGCCGGACGTGAATTGGTTTCGGCTCCAAGCAAGGCGGATTTCTCCAGGGACTGTTAGAGGAAGAATCCGGGTGACGTGGGGGGTAGGACGCCGGAACGTTGATCCGGCTGGGTGGGCGTGAGACAAGGGAGACAATGGGCGTGACGCAGGCGAAGACCGTCAAAGATGTGGATTCAGAGGCCGTGGCCACGGCCAACCCAGCGGGTATGGAGGGAGGGAACGAGCCGGCCGGGGCCCGGGAGCTTGCCTCCCTGACCCCGATGATGCGGCAGTACCTGGAGACCAAGGCGCTCAATCCGGACGCCTTGCTCTTCTTCCGCCTGGGGGACTTCTACGAGCTGTTCTTCGAGGACGCCGTGAAGGCCTCGGAGCTCTTGCAAATCACCCTCACCGCGCGCTCCAAGAGCGGGGACCGCATCCCCATGTGTGGGGTGCCCTACCACTCGGCGCGGCGCTACATCGGCCGGCTCATCGAGCAGGGGCT containing:
- a CDS encoding ABC1 kinase family protein gives rise to the protein MILQDLNRVRQIAVIAARHGFGELTDRAGLWRMLGRKEKVEVSPEAQRASTARRFRMLLNDLGPTFVKLGQILSTRGDLLPAEVIEELAMLQDQVDPIPLEQVHAQIRESLGREVDELFAKIEPVPLAAASIAQVHRAVTLSGEEVAVKVQRPGIAERIDSDLTVLRSLARLLEAVVEETGVYTPTGIVDEFDRAIHEELDFINEASNIRAFLANHTERPYLKIPRVYEELSSRRVLTLEFISGVKISHAQLAKEDRETLARHLLDGSFRQLFEDGLFHGDPHPGNLLVLEGNRLALLDFGVVGRLTKPMQETLVMLCLAVALKDSDSVARLLYRVGVADARANLAGFRNDIEAILGQHLPTTLGEVDAQTLLRDLLDLAVKYRIRIPKEYALLSRASISMEGMLRSLYPEMNILEVALPYAKELLAGRYDPSQLQGGLMRTLLRFQSLATDLPTQLSQILLDLESGKFSVTVRAEQFDRLNENLRSAAVIAFVGLCACGFIVGTFIAFAQKPWMYGNTPVLGIIGVGMSAAFFSAVFTWYLFGGRVRKVSVSRWLKKRR
- a CDS encoding DUSAM domain-containing protein; this encodes MEKNLEDDWYPIRMLDNRVQQGEPLVLTPEVRGLLQRTAPTVAISEAEAEAALASPEQATALLQEMRRRITEGSRRLSRALNQMYRLRDRRDLEGARQQLRDVLAVEVVPHYRNIAQGQLENLGD
- the nhaA gene encoding Na+/H+ antiporter NhaA, with product MDPRPPPPLPALFKAALAPLQAFFRLEASSGILLALCAGVAMVWANSPWAPLYTALFEAPLALEIAGFRGAFTFQEFVNDGLMTLFFFLVGMEIKREMAAGELRTPARALLPLVAALGGMVVPAALYLAFNAGTPAAGGWAIPMATDIAFSIGCLTLLKGRVSHPLVVFLTALAIFDDIGGILVIAFFYGTGIHAEWLLAAGGVALLLGVSNRFYVRNGLVYAVLGAALWYTMHHGGVHATLSGVVLGLFIPARPTRPGREVLRQLAAYVAKCVDEPEDEAVRSAQLLAIEEQLEDIEPPLNRFVHLWHGYIGYAIVPLFALANSGISLAGMSLADLGRPLPLGIILGLFVGKQLGIFLFTWVAVKGKLSPMPGGAPLSQLHGVAVVAGIGFTVALFVANLAFVGKEELLTEAKLGILLGSLLSAVVGYLLLRFGPRGASVPATS